In Osmerus mordax isolate fOsmMor3 chromosome 24, fOsmMor3.pri, whole genome shotgun sequence, the following are encoded in one genomic region:
- the si:ch211-214j8.12 gene encoding uncharacterized protein si:ch211-214j8.12, whose protein sequence is MPLYRGTPQRPQNRKLKTREGRRRWKEMDGAIVSLGQLCLRSLAENMKTLWVKDYAENYMDQYNFRHIMGPFSELPGELVEELTSLLCSRRELSRAALHLLLVPQLRGLNLGSCPALVTPSLCSLITARCQSLSSLDVSGAQQLSAQVQCDLLGYLPSLRSLSLAGTQCDSRVVRAVALSCPALSHLDLSRCPLLAPAGLLPLGGALSSSGPAAPLRSLLALDIGLGPGEGDPAAAAAYLLLSLPRLERVVLEGVGEACSLLLHREGRETEAFASREGVCSLGELWRRRRRVEEEEGKREGGALGGEEEEEDEEGGCWGREEVGSDDEGMRGQWARGEGLSGVQADRLDGGGEGGEEGGMKEKCVILSLKEAQGLSVRSLPAVARLCPALLSISLDCEEGGGRGPDPRLAAGLRRWAGQLKRLAVRFPGALEELRPALCCVGPSLVSLTLEGIRTSPHTPLVELLHTCPRLRTLLIHCEPPLAPLQEEEEEEEEENVLDGSCLLQLCSLSLHFSRDQRQLRPAPSWSALRGALWRLLAGSPLLEDVCLVAVPCPLDSVFHRVLQTTRNFPCRNPPSAAAAAISEGPHLSRPLARLRDLNLAHSDVTGMTAKRLFAACERMRSLDLTGCWHVRARDVQDIQHAATRRPQSLTVKWT, encoded by the exons ATGCCTTTATACCGAGGCACACCTCAGAGACCtcaaaacaggaagttgaaaaccagagaaggaaggaggagatggaaagagatggATGGTGCCATAGTATCGCTAGGTCAGCTATGCCTACGCAGCCTGGCAGAGAACATGAAAACGCTGTGGGTAAAGGACTACGCTGAGAACTACATGGACCAGTACAACTTCAGACACATCATGGGGCCCTTCAGTGAGCTAC caggggagctggtggaggagctaACATCCCTGCTGTGCTCCAGACGGGAGTTATCCCGCgctgccctccacctcctcctcgtcccccaGCTCAGGGGCCTGAACCTGGGATCCTGCCCAGCCCtggtcaccccctccctctgctccctcatCACAGCACGTTGCCAg tCCTTGTCCAGCCTGGATGTATCAGGGGCCCAGCAGCTATCGGCCCAGGTCCAGTGTGACCTGCTGGGCTATCTTCCCTCCCtgcgctccctctccctggccgGTACCCAGTGTGACAGCCGAGTGGTGAGGGCGGtggccctctcctgtcctgcccttaGCCACCTCGACCTGTCCCGCTGCCCCCTCCTGGCCCCCGCAGGCCTGCTGCCACTGGGAggggccctctcctcctccggccCCGCGGCCCCCCTCAGAAGCCTCCTGGCCCTGGACAtcgggctggggccgggggagggggacccggcggcggcggcagcctacctcctgctctccctgcccAGGTTGGAGAGGGTGGTACTGGAGGGTGTGGGAGAGGCCTGCAGCCTGCTCCtccacagggagggcagggagacggAGGCCTTCGCCTCCAGGGAGGGGGTGTGCAGCCTGGGGGagctttggaggaggaggaggagggtggaggaggaggaggggaagagagaggggggggctctaggaggagaggaggaggaggaggatgaggagggtggatgctggggcagggaggaggttgGGAGTGatgatgaagggatgagagggCAGTgggccaggggagaggggctgagCGGGGTTCAGGCAGACAGGCTagacggaggaggggaaggtggagaggaaggaggaatgaAGGAGAAGTGTGTCATCCTGTCTCTGAAGGAAGCCCAGGGCTTGTCAGTCAGGAGTCTGCCCGCCGTAGCTCGCCTCtgccccgccctcctctccatctcattGGACTGTGAggagggcggggggcggggcccGGACCCTCGGCTGGCCGCGGGGCTGCGGAGATGGGCGGGGCAGCTGAAGAGGCTGGCCGTGCGTTTCCCGGGGGCCCTGGAGGAGCTACGGCCGGCCCTGTGCTGTGTAGGGCCTTCCCTGGTCTCCCTCACCCTGGAGGGGATCAGaaccagcccccacacccccctggTGGAGCTCCTCCACACCTGCCCCAGGCTGAGGACTCTCCTCATCCATTGTGAGCCCCCCCTTGCACCactgcaggaagaggaagaggaagaggaggaggagaatgttCTGGATGGGTCTTGTCTGCTCCAgctgtgctctctctcactcca cttctcccGCGACCAGCGGCAGCTCAGGCCCGCGCCGTCCTGGAGCGCCCTGAGGGGGGCGCTGTGGCGCCTGCTGGCCGGCTCCCCCCTGCTGGAGGACGTGTGTCTGGTGGCCGTGCCCTGTCCCCTGGACTCGGTCTTCCACAGGGTCCTCCAGACCACCCGGAACTTTCCGTGCAGAAACCCCCCCTCTGCTGCTGCCGCGGCCATCTCAGAAGGGCCCCACCTATCCCGCCCGTTGGCACGGTTACGCGACCTAAACCTGGCCCATAGCGATGTGACCGGGATGACGGCTAAGAGGTTGTTTGCGGCCTGCGAGCGAATGAGAAGCCTGGATCTGACGGGGTGCTGGCACGTGAGGGCACGCGACGTACAGGACATCCAACATGCTGCCACTAGAAGACCACAGAGTCTGACTGTGAAGTGGACATGA
- the c24h9orf85 gene encoding uncharacterized protein C9orf85 homolog, producing MSSQKGNASRSRSQKYKNTTAYKNDKYGASVQVKIANSKVHAGLCKRCKEVLEWKVKYNKYKPITQARTCVKCSQKTIKNAYHVICTPCSIQLDVCAKCGKKEDIVIPVNAPDGEEEEEEEETKTKELCQKKKKKKKDVDDELDSDDDFGDLGSDEEEEDGGGGDSKPKEAGDKPAIDMARVSVRD from the exons ATGAGTTCTCAAAAAGGAAACGCATCCCGCTCCCGATCCCAGAAATATAAAAACACCACTGCTTACAAGAACGATAAATATGGAGCAAGTGTTCAAGTCAAG ATTGCAAACTCAAAAGTCCATGCGGGGTTGTGCAAACGGTGTAAGGAGGTTTTGGAGTGGAAAGTCAAGTACAACAAATATAAACCTATAACTCAAGCTCGGACTTG TGTGAAATGCTCTCAGAAGACCATTAAAAATGCCTACCACGTCATATGCACGCCCTGTTCCATTCAGCTCGATGTGTGTGCCAAATGCGGCAAGAAAGAAGACATTGTCATACC TGTGAACGCACcggacggggaggaggaggaggaggaggaggagaccaagACGAAAGAGCTCTgtcagaagaaaaagaagaagaagaaggatgtAGATGACGAGCTGGACAGTGATGATGACTTTGGAGATCTAGGaagtgatgaggaggaggaggatggtggtggtggtgactctAAACCCAAAGAAGCTGGAGACAAGCCAGCTATTGACATGGCTCGTGTCAGTGTCCGGGACTAG
- the zfand5a gene encoding AN1-type zinc finger protein 5a, with protein MAQETNQSPVPMLCATGCGFYGNPRTNGMCSVCYKEHLNRQQSSDRMSPHSPMGSASSPSSEASAIQRLEASFAKVDPSAGPATDMSRTIQGSLPVTQQMTEMSISREDPTDTPEPVVTQPTASSPPAPSEEGKGDTPKSKKNRCFMCRKRVGLTGFDCRCGNLFCGLHRYSDKHNCPYDYKAEAAAKIRKENPVVVADKIQRI; from the exons ATGGCCCAAGAAACCAATCAGAGCCCCGTGCCCATGCTGTGTGCCACCGGCTGCGGTTTCTACGGCAACCCCAGGACCAACGGCATGTGCTCGGTGTGCTACAAGGAGCACCTGAACCGACAGCAGAGCAGCGATCGCATGAGCCCCCACAGCCCCATGG gGAGCGCCAGTAGCCCTAGCTCTGAAGCCTCAGCCATCCAGAGACTGGAGGCCAGCTTTGCCAAGGTAGACCCATCTGCTGGACCCGCTACAGACATGTCTAG aACTATCCAAGGCTCTCTTCCTGTCACTCAACAAATGACAGAGATGAGCATCTCCAGAGAGGACCCAACAGACACCCCAGAGCCTG TGGTGACTCAGCCCaccgcctccagccccccagcccccagcgaGGAGGGAAAAGGGGACACCCCCAAATCCAAGAAGAACCGGTGCTTCATGTGCCGCAAGAGGGTCGGCCTGACAG ggttCGACTGTCGCTGTGGTAACCTGTTCTGTGGCCTCCACCGGTACTCCGACAAGCACAACTGTCCCTACGATTACAAGGCCGAGGCGGCCGCCAAGATCCGCAAGGAGAACCCTGTGGTAGTCGCTGACAAGATCCAGAGAATATAG
- the LOC136932882 gene encoding protein limb expression 1 homolog isoform X1 gives MSGLWDKIMMSHLSTSDINAELQDFVSTGNVVARLHHFWEQKQGEKLGQVNGQSEGPLRDSSNQSESLLLYESAPSPGPPYVCYVTLPGGSCFGSYQVCETQAEARRDAARVALMNSLVNELPSRRISPQFIGQSLQEAAATSAVCIQDARDPSTSLGAYSLLLHTHTGRTMLQFQETMTVFQLLHWNGTLKALRKRQCSRQSVIGYYSQCGLDASLRSSMALDWLGREQRCPGRLSEELRVAQRELGLARRRGVELRFYKEKTQILTLALSQAALSQAALSQGAPSQGAMPLGPPSPERGHTDAHTQEELPLRCFHSQETLRLQTPPCRPSTEAHTHTQPQNSKFKSHC, from the exons ATGAGTGGACTGTGGGATAAGATTATGATGTCACACCTCTCCACAAGTGATATTAATGCTGAGCTCCAAGACT TTGTCTCGACAGGGAATGTGGTGGCCAGGCTGCATCACTTCTGGGAGCAGAAACAGGGGGAGAAACTGGGACAGGTTAACGGCCAATCAGAGGGGCCGTTGAGGGATTCCAGCAACCAATCCGAGAGCCTGTTGCTGTATGAGTCGGCCCCGTCTCCTGGCCCCCCCTACGTCTGCTACGTCACCCTGCCTGGAGGAAGCTGCTTTGGGAGCTACCAG gtgTGTGAGACCCAGGCGGAGGCGCGGCGGGACGCGGCCCGTGTGGCTCTGATGAACTCCCTGGTCAACGAGCTGCCGTCGCGACGGATCTCCCCTCAGTTCATCGGCCAATCCCTGCAGGAGGCCGCCGCCACCAGCGCC gtgtgtatcCAGGACGCACGGGACCCCAGCACCAGCCTAGGTGCCTACAGCctgctgctgcacacacacacaggcaggactaTGCTGCAGTTCCAG gAGACGATGACAGTGTTTCAGTTGTTACATTGGAATGGAACGTTGAAGGCCCTGAGGAAGAGGCAGTGTTCCAGACAG AGTGTGATTGGCTATTACTCTCAGTGTGGGCTGGACGCGAGCCTGCGCAGCAGCATGGCTCTGGATTGGCTGGGCCGCGAACAGCGTTGCCCAGGGCGACTGAGCGAGGAGCTCCGCGTGGCCCAGCGAGAGCTGGGATTGGCCCGTCGCCGTGGCGTCGAGCTCCGCTTCTACAAGGAGAAGACCCAGATCCTGACCTTGGCTCTCAGCCAGGCGGCCCTCAGCCAGGCAGCCCTCAGCCAGGGGGCCCCCAGCCAGGGGGCCATGCCACTGGGACCCCCCAGCCCGGAGCGGGGCCACACGGACGCTCACACCCAGGAAGAGCTGCCTCTACGCTGCTTCCACAGCCAGGAAACCCTGAGGCTTCAGACCCCTCCATGCCGGCCCTCTACCGaggcccacacccacacacagccccaaaACTCCAAGTTCAAATCCCACTGCTGA
- the gda gene encoding guanine deaminase encodes MTSNRSTMVIAHVFRGTFVHSTQSSALDVLDDTLLGVDTLGKIAFIGRGTDVDRLCEKYGFHVREVTQLRQHEFFMPGMVDTHIHASQYSYAGTALDLPLLQWLNTYTFPVEARYEDLEFARKVYTQVVRRTLRNGTTTACYFATIHTDASLLLGQIANEFGQRALVGKVCMDRNDAVRHYKETPEESLDETNRFIRELLENKYPLVMPVVTPRFAPSCSPALLSHLGEIAQNNHLHIQSHISETKEEVQMVKELFPDSESYTDVYLKHNLLTDKTVMAHGCHLSDEELKLFRETGASIAHCPNSNISLCSGFLDVRNVLNNKVKLGLGTDVAGGYSPSMLDAVRKTLDTSKALTINDSQHQTLSFQDVFRLATLGGSQALSMDEHTGNFEVGKDFDALRVDLAAEEGPVDIFQREEPVVLLEKFLNLGDDRNIAEVYVAGRRVVPFPG; translated from the exons ATGACCAGCAACCGATCCACGATGGTCATTGCACACGTCTTTCGCGGAACGTTTGTGCACTCAACCCAAAGCTCAGCCTTAGATGTTTTGGACGACACACTTCTAGGAGTCGATACACTAGGAAAG ATTGCTTTCATCGGGAGAGGGACTGATGTGGACCGGCTGTGTGAGAAGTATGGATTCCACGTCCGAGAGGTTACCCAGCTGAGACAGCA CGAGTTCTTCATGCCGGGAATGGTGGACACCCATATCCATGCGTCCCAGTACAGCTACGCAGGCACAGCCCTGGACCTGCCCCTGCTCCAGTGGCTCAACACCTACACCTTCCCTGTGGAGGCCCGCTACGAAGACCTGGAGTTTGCCCGCAAAGTCTACACTCAAGTAGTG aGGAGAACTCTGAGGAACGGGACCACGACTGCATGCTACTTTGCCACCATACACACAGACGCTTCTCTCCTGCTCGGGCAGATTGCAA ATGAGTTTGGACAGCGCGCCCTTGTGGGGAAGGTGTGCATGGACAGGAACGATGCCGTCCGGCATTACAAAGAGACCCCGGAGGAATCCCTGGACGAGACCAATCG GTTCATCCGAGAGCTCTTAGAGAACAAG TATCCCCTGGTAATGCCGGTGGTGACCCCACGCTtcgccccctcctgctccccagccctgctcagccacctggggGAGATCGCTCAAAACAACCACCTGCACATCCAG AGTCACATCAGTGAGACCAAGGAGGAGGTGCAGATGGTGAAGGAGCTGTTTCCTGACTCTGAGTCCTACACAGACGTCTACCTCAAACACAACCTCCTCACCGACAAG ACAGTGATGGCTCATGGTTGTCACTTGTCGGATGAAGAACTGAAGCTGTTCAGAGAGACGGGGGCGTCCATCGCTCACTGTCCCAACTCCAACATCTC GTTGTGCAGTGGCTTTTTGGATGTCCGCAACGTTCTCAACAATAAAGTGAAGCTGGGCCTGGGAACAG ACGTGGCCGGGGGCTACTCTCCCTCCATGCTGGATGCCGTGAGGAAGACTCTGGACACGTCTAAAGCTCTGACCATCAATGACTCACAACACCAAACCCTCAGCTTCCAGGACGTCTTCAGACTGGCCACGCTGGGAGGGAGCCAAG CCCTGTCCATGGACGAGCACACGGGGAACTTCGAGGTGGGGAAGGACTTTGACGCGCTGCGGGTGGACCTGGCGGCAGAGGAGGGACCCGTCGACATCTTCCAGAGGGAGGAGCCTGTG GTGCTTTTGGAGAAATTCCTTAACTTGG gtgaTGACCGAAACATTGCAGAAGTGTATGTGGCTGGCAGGAGGGTGGTGCCTTTCCCCGGCTGA
- the LOC136932882 gene encoding protein limb expression 1 homolog isoform X2, with protein MSGLWDKIMMSHLSTSDINAELQDWNVVARLHHFWEQKQGEKLGQVNGQSEGPLRDSSNQSESLLLYESAPSPGPPYVCYVTLPGGSCFGSYQVCETQAEARRDAARVALMNSLVNELPSRRISPQFIGQSLQEAAATSAVCIQDARDPSTSLGAYSLLLHTHTGRTMLQFQETMTVFQLLHWNGTLKALRKRQCSRQSVIGYYSQCGLDASLRSSMALDWLGREQRCPGRLSEELRVAQRELGLARRRGVELRFYKEKTQILTLALSQAALSQAALSQGAPSQGAMPLGPPSPERGHTDAHTQEELPLRCFHSQETLRLQTPPCRPSTEAHTHTQPQNSKFKSHC; from the exons ATGAGTGGACTGTGGGATAAGATTATGATGTCACACCTCTCCACAAGTGATATTAATGCTGAGCTCCAAGACT GGAATGTGGTGGCCAGGCTGCATCACTTCTGGGAGCAGAAACAGGGGGAGAAACTGGGACAGGTTAACGGCCAATCAGAGGGGCCGTTGAGGGATTCCAGCAACCAATCCGAGAGCCTGTTGCTGTATGAGTCGGCCCCGTCTCCTGGCCCCCCCTACGTCTGCTACGTCACCCTGCCTGGAGGAAGCTGCTTTGGGAGCTACCAG gtgTGTGAGACCCAGGCGGAGGCGCGGCGGGACGCGGCCCGTGTGGCTCTGATGAACTCCCTGGTCAACGAGCTGCCGTCGCGACGGATCTCCCCTCAGTTCATCGGCCAATCCCTGCAGGAGGCCGCCGCCACCAGCGCC gtgtgtatcCAGGACGCACGGGACCCCAGCACCAGCCTAGGTGCCTACAGCctgctgctgcacacacacacaggcaggactaTGCTGCAGTTCCAG gAGACGATGACAGTGTTTCAGTTGTTACATTGGAATGGAACGTTGAAGGCCCTGAGGAAGAGGCAGTGTTCCAGACAG AGTGTGATTGGCTATTACTCTCAGTGTGGGCTGGACGCGAGCCTGCGCAGCAGCATGGCTCTGGATTGGCTGGGCCGCGAACAGCGTTGCCCAGGGCGACTGAGCGAGGAGCTCCGCGTGGCCCAGCGAGAGCTGGGATTGGCCCGTCGCCGTGGCGTCGAGCTCCGCTTCTACAAGGAGAAGACCCAGATCCTGACCTTGGCTCTCAGCCAGGCGGCCCTCAGCCAGGCAGCCCTCAGCCAGGGGGCCCCCAGCCAGGGGGCCATGCCACTGGGACCCCCCAGCCCGGAGCGGGGCCACACGGACGCTCACACCCAGGAAGAGCTGCCTCTACGCTGCTTCCACAGCCAGGAAACCCTGAGGCTTCAGACCCCTCCATGCCGGCCCTCTACCGaggcccacacccacacacagccccaaaACTCCAAGTTCAAATCCCACTGCTGA